The genomic DNA TGTTATTTTTGTAACTATGTTTATTTTCCGCCCGCAGGCGCCAGTTGAAAGGCTTGAGGATCGGGTAGAACGCCTGGAGGTTATTACCGCTAAAAAGCAAGATGTTTTTCCGATTGTCAGAACACAAGCGGTCGTTGAAAGTAGATTAAATATCAATATTAAGTCGCAGGTTTCCGGACAGATCGTCTATACATCGCCTAAATTTCTAACAGGCGGTTTTTTTGATACCGGCGAAGTGATCTTAAAAATTGATCCAAGTGATTATGAACTTGCATTGGCGCAGGCAGAAGTGAATGTTGCCCGTGCTGAACAGACTTTAAGCGTGGAAAAAGAACAGGCAGAACTCGCGAGACAGGATTGGGAAAAATATGGTGAAGGAAAGGCGACTGAGCTTGTCCTTCGAATTCCTCAGCTTCGTGAAGCAGAAGCAGGATTAAAAGGGGCACAAGCAAACTACGAAACCCAGCGTATTCGTCTGGAACGGACCGAAGTTAAGGCACCATTCCCGCTCATGATTGATGAGAAACAGGTTGATTTGGGACAGGTCGTCGGTACCAATCAGGATATTGCATCAGTGTTTGGGACAGAAGAAGCAGAAATTCGCATGCCTCTTAGCCAAAAGCAGATTGATCTGCTGGATATTAAGAATGTTGGTATTTTACCTAAAGAAGAAGTTCTTGATGTTAAAATCAGGGATTTAACACGTGAAGATCATATTGCCTGGGACGCCCAGATTTTAAGGGTTGAAAGCTCAATTGACAGGAAAAGCAGGGTTTATTATGCGGTTGCAACTATTTATGATCCTATGAATCTTAAACATGAAAAGCCGACACCGCCTCTTTTACCGGGTGTTTTTGTTGAGTTGGAAGTATTCGGCCCAAAAATAAGTGATGTGTTTCATGTGCCTGTAAAAGCAATGCATGATGATGATGATATTTTTATTTTTGAGGATGGCAAACTGATAACCAAGCCTGTGAAAGTTGTGGACCGGGATAAAGACTATGTCACGATTGAATCAGGTATTGAAGTCGGCGAGCTGATTACGACATCTCCACCCTTTTCATATGTGCCAGGTATGAAGTCAACGGTGGCCAACCTTGACGGAGTTCCGATGGGAAGACCGGGTGGAGCTAATAATGTTGCTGGCGGTGGTCAAAGACCGGCTGCCGGCGCAGCATCCGGCGGTCCGGCAACAGCAAATGCCGCTGAAGCGCCTGCGGGGGATCAGGCAAATAACGGCAATAATAACAGGGCATCATTCGCTAATATGACGCCGGAACAGCGCCGTGCGGCAATAGCTAATATGACACCAGAGCAACGTGCAGCAATGCAGGCAAGACGTCAGGCTGCCGGAAACTCACCACAGGGAGGTAACCAATGAGAAATATTATTGCATGGTTTGCGGATAATCATGTGGCGGCTAATCTGCTCATGGTGCTGATAATTATCGGCGGTATGGTTAGTTTACCTCTTTTGCGTACAGAAGTATTTCCAATTGTGGCTCCAAATGAAATATCCGTGACGGTGAGCTATCTAGGTGCCGGACCGAATGAAGTTGAGGACAATATCACTATTCCGGTTGAAGAGGCTTTAAAAGGGGTGCCAAACATTAAGAAAATGTCATCCCGTTCAGGTCGTGGAAGCTCAAGAGTAACCCTTCAGCTTACGCGCGGAGCAAATGTCCAGAACGCGATAAGTGAGGTACAGGCACGTATAGACGGGATCAGGTCATTCCCCCGTGATATTGAACCACCGCGTGTAAAGCTTGAAATTCAGAATGATGATATTATTGATGTGGTTGTATCAGGAAATACGGATCAGCAAACCCTTGCCGCAGTGGCAAGAAAGGTTCGTGCTGATATGCTTGCTTTGCCAGATGTCAGTCTTGTAG from Emcibacteraceae bacterium includes the following:
- a CDS encoding efflux RND transporter periplasmic adaptor subunit translates to MKKSYTQLTIVLGIAVITSVIFVTMFIFRPQAPVERLEDRVERLEVITAKKQDVFPIVRTQAVVESRLNINIKSQVSGQIVYTSPKFLTGGFFDTGEVILKIDPSDYELALAQAEVNVARAEQTLSVEKEQAELARQDWEKYGEGKATELVLRIPQLREAEAGLKGAQANYETQRIRLERTEVKAPFPLMIDEKQVDLGQVVGTNQDIASVFGTEEAEIRMPLSQKQIDLLDIKNVGILPKEEVLDVKIRDLTREDHIAWDAQILRVESSIDRKSRVYYAVATIYDPMNLKHEKPTPPLLPGVFVELEVFGPKISDVFHVPVKAMHDDDDIFIFEDGKLITKPVKVVDRDKDYVTIESGIEVGELITTSPPFSYVPGMKSTVANLDGVPMGRPGGANNVAGGGQRPAAGAASGGPATANAAEAPAGDQANNGNNNRASFANMTPEQRRAAIANMTPEQRAAMQARRQAAGNSPQGGNQ